A DNA window from Enterobacter asburiae contains the following coding sequences:
- the parC gene encoding DNA topoisomerase IV subunit A — translation MSDMAERLALHEFTENAYLNYSMYVIMDRALPFIGDGLKPVQRRIVYAMSELGLNATAKFKKSARTVGDVLGKYHPHGDSACYEAMVLMAQPFSYRYPLVDGQGNWGAPDDPKSFAAMRYTESRLSKYAEVLLGELGQGTVDWVPNFDGTMQEPKMLPARLPNILLNGTTGIAVGMATDIPPHNLREVAKAAITLIEQPKATLDELLDIVQGPDFPTEAEIITSRAEIRKIYQNGRGSVRMRAVWNKEDGAVVITALPHQVSGAKVLEQIASQMRNKKLPMVDDLRDESDHENPTRLVIVPRSNRVDMEQVMNHLFATTDLEKSYRINLNMIGLDGRPAVKNLLEILTEWLTFRRDTVRRRLNHRLEKVLKRLHILEGLLVAFLNIDEVIEIIRTEDEPKPALMSRFGISETQAEAILELKLRHLAKLEEMKIRGEQNELEKERDQLQAILASERKMNTLLKKELQADADAFGDDRRSPLHEREEAKAMNEHDMQPSEPVTIVLSQSGWVRSAKGHDIDAPGLSYKAGDSFKAAVKGKSNQPVAFIDSTGRSYAIDPITLPSARGQGEPLTGKLTLPPGATVDHMLMEADDQKLLLASDAGYGFICTFNDLVSRNRAGKALISLPDNAHVMAPLVIENESDMLLAITTAGRMLMFPVSDLPELSKGKGNKIINIPSAEAAKGEDGLAHLFLLPPQSTLTIHVGKRKIKLRPEELQKVVGERGRRGSLMRGLQRIDRVEIDSPARSTAGDSEE, via the coding sequence ATGAGCGATATGGCAGAGCGCCTCGCGCTACATGAATTCACGGAAAACGCCTATCTGAACTACTCCATGTACGTCATCATGGACAGGGCGTTGCCGTTTATCGGGGATGGCCTGAAGCCCGTTCAGCGCCGCATCGTCTATGCGATGTCCGAACTGGGGCTGAACGCCACCGCCAAGTTCAAGAAATCCGCCCGTACCGTCGGTGACGTACTGGGTAAATACCATCCGCACGGCGACAGCGCCTGTTATGAAGCGATGGTGCTGATGGCGCAGCCGTTCTCTTACCGCTATCCGCTGGTGGACGGGCAGGGGAACTGGGGTGCGCCGGACGATCCGAAATCCTTCGCGGCGATGCGTTATACCGAATCCCGTCTCTCTAAATATGCCGAAGTGCTGCTGGGCGAGCTGGGTCAGGGAACCGTTGACTGGGTGCCAAACTTCGACGGTACGATGCAGGAGCCGAAGATGCTGCCTGCGCGTCTGCCGAACATTCTGCTGAACGGCACCACCGGTATCGCGGTCGGTATGGCGACGGACATTCCGCCGCATAACCTGCGTGAAGTGGCGAAAGCCGCCATTACCCTGATTGAGCAGCCGAAAGCGACGCTCGACGAGCTGCTGGATATCGTGCAGGGGCCAGATTTCCCGACCGAAGCCGAGATCATCACCTCGCGCGCGGAAATCCGCAAAATCTACCAGAACGGTCGCGGCTCCGTGCGTATGCGCGCGGTGTGGAATAAAGAGGACGGCGCCGTGGTGATCACCGCGCTGCCGCATCAGGTTTCCGGTGCCAAAGTGCTGGAGCAGATCGCCTCCCAGATGCGCAATAAAAAGCTGCCGATGGTGGACGACCTGCGCGATGAATCGGATCACGAAAACCCGACCCGTCTGGTGATCGTGCCGCGCTCCAACCGCGTGGACATGGAACAGGTGATGAACCACCTGTTCGCCACCACCGATCTGGAAAAAAGCTACCGCATCAACCTGAACATGATTGGCCTCGACGGACGCCCGGCGGTGAAAAACCTGCTGGAGATCCTCACCGAATGGCTGACGTTCCGCCGCGATACGGTCCGCCGTCGTCTGAACCATCGTCTGGAGAAAGTGCTTAAGCGCCTGCATATCCTCGAAGGTTTGCTGGTGGCGTTCCTCAATATCGACGAAGTGATTGAGATCATCCGTACCGAGGACGAGCCGAAGCCGGCGCTGATGTCGCGCTTTGGCATCAGCGAAACCCAGGCCGAAGCGATCCTCGAACTGAAGCTGCGCCATCTCGCCAAACTGGAAGAGATGAAGATCCGCGGCGAGCAGAACGAGCTGGAAAAAGAGCGCGATCAGCTGCAGGCGATCCTCGCGTCCGAGCGCAAGATGAACACCCTGCTGAAGAAAGAGCTGCAGGCCGATGCAGACGCCTTCGGCGACGACCGTCGTTCTCCGCTGCACGAGCGCGAAGAAGCGAAGGCCATGAACGAGCACGACATGCAGCCGTCCGAGCCGGTGACCATTGTTCTGTCGCAGAGCGGCTGGGTGCGTAGCGCCAAAGGCCACGATATCGACGCGCCGGGGCTGAGCTACAAAGCGGGCGACAGCTTCAAAGCGGCGGTGAAAGGCAAGAGCAACCAGCCGGTGGCGTTTATCGACTCCACCGGCCGCAGCTACGCCATCGACCCGATTACGCTGCCTTCCGCGCGCGGGCAGGGCGAGCCGCTCACCGGCAAGCTGACGCTGCCGCCGGGGGCGACGGTTGACCATATGCTGATGGAAGCCGATGACCAGAAGCTGCTGCTGGCGTCCGATGCGGGCTACGGCTTTATCTGTACCTTTAACGACCTGGTCTCCCGTAACCGTGCCGGTAAGGCGCTGATTAGCCTGCCGGACAACGCCCACGTAATGGCGCCGCTGGTGATTGAGAATGAAAGCGACATGCTGCTGGCGATCACTACCGCCGGACGTATGCTGATGTTCCCGGTCAGCGATCTGCCGGAGCTGTCGAAAGGCAAGGGCAACAAGATCATCAACATCCCGTCGGCGGAAGCCGCGAAAGGCGAAGATGGCCTGGCGCACCTCTTCCTCCTGCCGCCGCAGAGCACGCTGACCATTCACGTCGGCAAGCGTAAGATCAAGCTTCGTCCGGAAGAGCTGCAGAAAGTGGTGGGTGAGCGCGGTCGCCGCGGCTCGCTGATGCGCGGCCTGCAGCGCATCGACCGCGTGGAGATTGACTCTCCTGCACGCAGCACCGCGGGTGACAGCGAAGAGTAA
- the plsC gene encoding 1-acylglycerol-3-phosphate O-acyltransferase, translating into MLYIVRLILTVIYCILVCIFGCIYCLFSPRNPKHVATFGHMFGRLAPLFGLKVEKRLPEGAENFGNAIYIANHQNNYDMVTAANIVLPPTVTVGKKSLLWIPFFGQLYWLTGNLLIDRNNRAKAHSTIAEVVNHFKKRRISIWMFPEGTRSRGRGLLPFKTGAFHAAIAAGVPIIPVCVSNTSNKINLNRLNNGLVIVEMLPPVDTSKYGKDQVRELAAHCRELMAQHIAQLDKEVAEREAAGKI; encoded by the coding sequence ATGCTATATATTGTTCGTCTTATTCTTACCGTTATCTACTGCATTCTGGTCTGTATTTTCGGCTGCATCTATTGCCTGTTCAGTCCGCGTAATCCTAAGCATGTTGCCACCTTCGGCCATATGTTCGGTCGCCTTGCGCCGCTGTTTGGTCTGAAGGTTGAAAAACGTCTGCCTGAAGGGGCGGAGAATTTCGGTAACGCCATCTATATCGCCAACCATCAGAACAATTACGATATGGTGACCGCCGCAAATATCGTTTTGCCACCGACCGTGACGGTGGGGAAAAAAAGCCTGCTGTGGATCCCGTTTTTTGGCCAGCTGTACTGGCTGACCGGTAACCTGCTGATCGACCGTAATAACCGTGCGAAAGCGCACAGCACCATTGCGGAAGTGGTCAATCATTTTAAAAAGCGCAGAATCTCAATCTGGATGTTCCCGGAAGGAACGCGAAGCCGCGGCCGCGGCCTGCTGCCGTTTAAAACCGGGGCGTTTCATGCCGCAATTGCGGCAGGTGTTCCAATTATTCCTGTGTGCGTTTCCAATACTTCGAATAAGATTAATCTTAACCGCCTGAATAACGGGCTGGTGATTGTCGAAATGCTGCCACCCGTCGATACCAGCAAATACGGTAAAGACCAGGTGCGCGAGCTGGCAGCGCACTGCCGTGAGCTGATGGCTCAGCACATTGCGCAGCTCGACAAAGAAGTCGCAGAGAGAGAAGCCGCCGGTAAGATTTAA
- the ftsP gene encoding cell division protein FtsP, whose translation MSLSRRQFIQASGIALCAGAMPLTASAAGQQQPLPIPPLIESRRGQPLFLTLQRSHWSFTQGTRAPVWGINGRYLGPTIRVWNGDDVKLIYSNRTPENVAMTISGLQVPGPLIGGAARMMSPSADWAPVLPIRQSAATLWYHANTPNRTAQQVYNGLAGMWLVEDEVSKSLPIPNHYGVDDFPIIIQDKRLDNFGTPEYSEPGSGGFVGDTLLVNGAQSPYVEVSRGWVRLRLLNASNSRRYQLQMSDGRPLHVISGDQGFLPAPVSVKQLALSPGERREVLIDMTNGDEVSVTCGEAASIVDRIRGFFEPSSILVSTLVLTLRPTGLLPLVTDSLPMRLLPQEIMSGSPVRSRDISLGDDPGINGSLWDVNRIDITAQQGTWERWTVRSDMPQSFHIEGVAFLIRNVNGAMPFPEDRGWKDTVWVDGQVELLVYYGQPSWPHFPFLFHSQTLEMMDRGSVGQMLINPAP comes from the coding sequence ATGTCACTCAGTCGGCGTCAGTTTATTCAGGCTTCCGGGATCGCCCTTTGTGCGGGTGCGATGCCGCTGACAGCCAGCGCCGCCGGGCAGCAACAGCCGCTGCCCATTCCGCCATTAATTGAATCCCGTCGCGGTCAGCCGCTTTTCCTGACGCTGCAGCGTAGCCACTGGTCCTTTACCCAGGGGACGCGCGCGCCGGTCTGGGGCATTAACGGACGTTACCTTGGGCCGACCATACGCGTGTGGAATGGCGATGACGTAAAGCTCATCTACAGTAACCGTACCCCTGAAAATGTCGCCATGACCATCAGCGGCTTACAGGTGCCTGGCCCGTTGATTGGCGGCGCGGCGCGAATGATGTCACCCAGCGCCGACTGGGCGCCCGTTCTGCCGATTCGCCAGAGCGCGGCCACCCTGTGGTATCACGCCAACACGCCTAACCGCACGGCGCAGCAGGTTTATAACGGCCTGGCCGGAATGTGGCTGGTGGAAGATGAGGTCAGCAAATCCCTGCCGATCCCGAACCACTACGGCGTGGATGATTTCCCGATTATCATCCAGGACAAGCGTCTGGATAATTTCGGTACGCCAGAATACAGCGAGCCGGGCAGCGGTGGCTTTGTCGGCGATACGCTGCTGGTCAACGGCGCGCAAAGCCCGTATGTGGAAGTTTCGCGCGGCTGGGTGCGCCTGCGTCTGCTCAACGCGTCTAACTCGCGCCGCTATCAGCTGCAAATGAGCGATGGCCGTCCGCTGCACGTGATCTCCGGCGACCAGGGCTTTTTACCGGCGCCGGTTTCCGTCAAACAGCTGGCGCTCTCGCCGGGCGAACGTCGCGAAGTTCTCATTGATATGACCAATGGGGATGAAGTGTCTGTCACCTGCGGTGAAGCGGCCAGCATTGTGGACCGCATTCGCGGGTTCTTTGAACCGTCGAGCATTCTTGTCTCTACCCTAGTGCTGACCCTGCGCCCGACCGGTCTGCTGCCGCTGGTGACCGATAGCCTGCCAATGCGTCTGCTGCCGCAGGAGATCATGAGCGGCTCGCCGGTGCGTAGCCGTGATATCAGCCTGGGCGACGACCCGGGCATCAACGGCTCGCTGTGGGACGTCAACCGCATCGACATTACCGCGCAGCAGGGCACCTGGGAGCGCTGGACGGTCCGCTCGGATATGCCTCAGTCGTTCCATATTGAAGGGGTGGCATTCCTGATCCGCAACGTCAACGGTGCGATGCCGTTCCCGGAAGATCGCGGCTGGAAAGATACCGTCTGGGTTGACGGCCAGGTTGAACTGCTTGTCTATTACGGTCAGCCTTCGTGGCCGCACTTCCCGTTCCTGTTCCACAGCCAGACGCTGGAGATGATGGACAGGGGCTCCGTGGGGCAGATGCTGATCAACCCCGCACCTTAA
- a CDS encoding TrkH family potassium uptake protein: MKPNDSLHVSQLRVVLHLCGFLVLLYSLSMLPPMVIALLNKERTYFAFLTTFLTFFTLGGLTWRATRHAGIQLRTRDGFVIIVLFWLLFSFISAMPLWMDDGLQLSFADALFEGVSGITTTGATVIGDVSALPKSYLYYRAQLNFIGGLGVIVLAVAVLPLLGIGGMKLYQSEMPGPFKEERLTPRLADTARTLWVTYFALGVACTLAYWLAGMSFFDALCHGLSTVSLGGFSTRSESIGFYDSHAIELVAGAFSLLSAFNFTLWYVAIVRRTLKPIRRSPEVKFFLSAAAVIIVITAWQVWHAGMYNATDSLVHAFFLASSMMTDNGLSTADYAQWPAHTIFLLLSASFFGGCVGSTCGGIKALRFLIMFKQSIQEMNQLAHPRALLSIKVGKSVVNERVLRSVWSFFFLYVMITGFFVWSLNLMGYDLFTAFATVAACINNMGLGFGETASTFGTLTEGAKMLMCAAMILGRLEIYPVLILFSRFFWRA, encoded by the coding sequence GTGAAGCCCAACGATTCGTTACATGTATCCCAGCTGCGGGTTGTCCTTCACCTCTGCGGTTTTCTGGTTCTGCTGTACAGCCTTTCCATGCTGCCGCCGATGGTGATCGCCCTGCTGAATAAAGAGCGTACCTACTTTGCCTTCCTGACCACCTTTTTAACCTTTTTTACTCTCGGAGGGCTAACCTGGCGGGCAACACGTCACGCCGGCATACAGCTTCGCACCCGCGACGGGTTTGTGATTATCGTGCTGTTCTGGCTGCTGTTTTCATTCATTAGCGCCATGCCGCTCTGGATGGATGACGGGCTACAGCTCTCCTTTGCCGACGCGCTCTTTGAAGGGGTTTCCGGGATCACCACCACCGGGGCAACGGTGATCGGGGACGTCAGCGCCCTGCCTAAGTCATACCTTTATTACCGCGCTCAGCTGAATTTCATTGGCGGGTTAGGCGTCATCGTGCTGGCCGTCGCGGTCCTGCCGCTGCTGGGCATCGGCGGCATGAAGCTCTATCAGTCAGAGATGCCGGGGCCGTTCAAAGAGGAGCGTTTGACTCCCCGCCTTGCCGATACCGCGCGCACGCTGTGGGTAACCTACTTCGCGCTGGGCGTAGCCTGCACCCTGGCCTACTGGCTGGCGGGAATGTCATTTTTTGACGCCCTCTGTCACGGGCTGTCGACCGTGTCGTTGGGCGGGTTCTCCACCCGCAGCGAGAGCATTGGGTTTTATGACAGCCACGCGATTGAGCTGGTCGCCGGGGCGTTTTCACTGCTCTCCGCGTTCAACTTCACCCTCTGGTACGTCGCTATTGTCAGACGCACCCTGAAACCGATTCGCCGCAGCCCGGAGGTTAAATTCTTTCTGAGCGCCGCCGCGGTGATTATTGTCATCACCGCCTGGCAGGTCTGGCATGCCGGGATGTACAACGCCACGGATAGCCTGGTGCACGCCTTCTTCCTTGCCAGTTCGATGATGACCGATAACGGCCTTTCGACAGCCGACTATGCCCAATGGCCCGCACACACTATCTTCCTGCTGTTGAGCGCCAGCTTTTTTGGCGGCTGCGTAGGCTCGACCTGCGGCGGGATCAAAGCCCTGCGTTTTCTCATTATGTTCAAGCAGAGTATTCAGGAGATGAACCAGCTGGCGCATCCGAGAGCGCTGCTGAGCATTAAGGTGGGCAAAAGCGTGGTGAATGAACGCGTCCTGCGCTCGGTATGGAGCTTCTTTTTTCTCTACGTGATGATCACGGGCTTTTTTGTCTGGTCGCTCAACCTGATGGGCTACGACCTGTTTACCGCATTCGCAACGGTTGCCGCCTGCATCAACAACATGGGGCTGGGGTTTGGCGAGACGGCGTCGACGTTTGGCACGTTAACCGAGGGGGCAAAAATGCTGATGTGCGCGGCGATGATCCTGGGGCGTCTGGAAATTTACCCGGTGCTGATTCTGTTCTCGCGCTTTTTCTGGCGGGCATAA